A genome region from Macaca nemestrina isolate mMacNem1 chromosome 20, mMacNem.hap1, whole genome shotgun sequence includes the following:
- the LOC105479121 gene encoding LOW QUALITY PROTEIN: zinc finger protein 562-like (The sequence of the model RefSeq protein was modified relative to this genomic sequence to represent the inferred CDS: inserted 1 base in 1 codon; deleted 2 bases in 1 codon; substituted 1 base at 1 genomic stop codon) yields MSARRHHLFPRWLPLVSAVSRLSWWSPPLLWCFSREPICPFEEKTKVGMMVEDYLANSYQDSVTFDDVAVDFTPEEWALLDTAEKYYRDVMLENYMNLASVEWEIQPRIKGSSLQQGFLKNPIFNGIQMTRNYSGWKLCENCGEVFSEQFCLKTQMRAQNGVNTSEDNCYGNDVLSVHXEASVEQELSKFNPCGKFFTLTPGLAVHLGILNARQPYKCKECIKGFKYFVSLDNHTGIHIGQKLCEFQECGRAITPSSHLKQCVTVHTGKKSKKTKNCGKSSTNFSQLSAHVKTHKGEKFFECKECGRSFRNSSSFNVHVQIHTGIKPHKCTECGKAFTRSTHLTQHVRTHTGIKPYECKECGQAFTQYTGLAIHIRNHTGXEPYQCKECGKAFNRSSTLTQHRRIHTGEKPYECVECGKTFITSDHSKHLKTHSGERPFVCKIRGKAFMYSSPLNVHLRTHTGEKPFICKECGKAFAVSSHLSRLNERIYTGETPYESKGMSVTI; encoded by the exons ATGTCAGCGCGCCGCCACCATCTTTTCCCGCGCTGGCTACCTTTGGTCAGTGCTGTTTCGCGTTTATCCTGGTGGAGTCCACCCCTGCTGTG GTGTTTTTCCAGGGAACCAATCTGCCCTTTTGAAGAAAAGACAAAGGTAGGAATGATGGTGGAGGACTACCTGGCAAATTCTTATCAG GATTCAGTGACATTTGATGATGTGGCTGTGGACTTCACCCCAGAGGAGTGGGCTTTACTGGACACAGCTGAGAAATATTACAGAgatgtgatgctggagaactaCATGAATCTGGCCTCTGTGG AATGGGAAATACAACCTAGAATCAAAGGGTCGTCACTTCAGCAGGGTTTTTTGAAGAATCCAATATTCAATGGGATACAAATG ACAAGAAACTACAGTGGATGGAAACTCTGTGAGAATTGTGGAGAGGTCTTCAGTGAACAGTTTTGCCTTAAGACACAGATGAGAGCTCAAAATGGAGTGAACACTTCTGAGGATAATTGTTATGGAAATGATGTCCTCAGTGTGCACTAGGAAGCCTCTGTTGAACAGGAACTTTCCAAATTTAATCCATGTGGAAAATTCTTCACCTTAACTCCAGGCCTTGCTGTACATCTTGGAATTCTCAATGCAAGACAACCATACAAATGTAAGGAATGTATAAAAGGCTTTAAGTATTTTGTGAGCCTTGATAATCACACGGGAATCCACATTGGACAGAAACTCTGTGAATTTCAGGAATGTGGGAGAGCCATCACACCTTCCTCACACCTAAAGCAGTGTGTAACAGTTCATACTGGAAAGAAATCTAAAAAGACTAAGAATTGTGGGAAATCCTCTACTAATTTTTCTCAACTTTCTGCACATGTGAAAACTCATAAAGGAGAGAAGTTCTttgaatgtaaagaatgtggaagATCCTTTAGAAATTCCTCATCCTTTAATGTTCATGTTCAGATTCACACTGGAATAAAACCACACAAATGTacagaatgtgggaaagccttcactAGATCAACTCACCTTACTCAACATGTAAGAACTCACACTGGAataaaaccctatgaatgtaaggaatgtggccAAGCCTTCACTCAATACACAGGCCTTGCTATACACATACGAAATCACACTG GAGAACCCTATCagtgtaaggaatgtgggaaagccttcaatAGATCTTCAACGCTTACTCAACATAGAAGAATTCACACAGGAGAGAAGCCTTATGAATGTGTTGAATGTGGGAAAACCTTCATTACTTCTGATCATAGTAAACATTTGAAAACTCACAGTGGAGAAAGGCCCTTTGTATGCAAGATACGTGGTAAAGCATTTATGTATTCCTCACCCCTTAATGTTCACCTACGAACTCATACCGGAGAGAAACCCTTCAtatgtaaagaatgtgggaaagcaTTTGCTGTTTCATCACACCTAAGTAGACTT AATGAAAGAATTTACACTGGGGAGACACCCTATGAAAGTAAGGGTATGAGTGTTACCATTTAG